In Fusobacterium periodonticum ATCC 33693, the sequence AAGCATAGCTTCCTTATCCATTTTTTCAGATGAAGTCTTTACAGGTAAATTTTCAATTAGTTTTGCTCCATATTCTGTTGCAGTTGAAACTATAATATCACTCTCATATTTTACAAATTTTTCTAAAAAGTCTCTTGAATCCTTAGTACCACCAATAACCCAAATCATTATTTCCTTCTTTCTATTATATCGCAATACAAATTTATTATACAAAAAAAATTAACAAGTTGCAAGGACTATTAATAAGCAAAAAGTTTTAATAGTGAACCTATAGCTTATTAATAGCCAATGAACATTTTATTTTCCCCAGTTAGATTTCTTTTCATATCCTCTAGGTGTTATCATTTTTCCATCTTTTACATAGGTATTAGAATTTCCAACTAATACTATTGTGAACATATCTATTTCAAAATTTAAAAATTCTTCCAATGTTGTTAAAGTATAGTTTTCTTCCTTTCTTCCTATATGTCTTAATAAAGCAACAGGAGTAGTAGGCAATTTATGTTTTAACATAATTTCTCTAGCTTCAACAATTTGTTCTGTTCTACCTTTACTCTTAGGATTATAAAGAGAAATTGCAAAATCTCCTTGGCTTGCATAGTCAATTCTTTTCTTAATAACTTCCCAATCGGTTAATAAGTCACTTAAACTTATTATAGCCTGGTCATGCATAAGTGGTGCTCCAACCAATGCAGCACCTGCTATTGTTGAAGTAATACCTGGTACAACTTCAACGTCTATTCCACTTCCCATAGCAACTTCTAACATAATACCTGCCATACCATAAATTCCAGCATCTCCACTACTAATTAGGGCAACATCTTTTCCTGTCTTAGCAACTTCTAAAACTTCTCTACATCTTTCAATTTCTTTTTTCATTCCTGAAACTAAAAATTCTTTATCTAAGAATTCGTCTTTAACTAAGTCAACATAAGTTGTATAACCAGCTATAATATCTATATTTTTTAAAATATTATATGCTCTTATACTTATGTCTTGCATATTTCCAGGTCCTATACCTACTACATAAATTTTTCCATTATTCATATTTTTCTATCTCCTCTTCATAAATTGAAATTGTTATTCCATTATATTTTTCCTTCATTACTAAAAATTTTCCATTTCCTGTTGATGATAAAAGTGCAACAGGTTCTGATACCGCTCTCACTCCAATATTTTTTTCAACAAAATCTGAACCTTCAAATTGGTCTTGAATTTTTTTGATTTTATCTCTTGAAATTATTTCTAAATCTAAATTTAAAAATTTTACTGCATCTATCAAGCCTTGTTCATTTTCTTTTACATCAACAGTTGCTACTTTTTTAACTGATTTTATATCTAAATTATTTTTATCTAAACAAGTCTCAATAGCTCTTAAAATATCTTCTACTTTTGTATCTTTCTTACAACCAATACCTAAAATTAAATTTTTAGGATAAATTCTAGTATATTCAATATTTTTCTTGTTTGATACTAGAATGAAACCATCTGCTGAAATTTTATCAGTTACTTTAACATTTTTAGGTAAAAGTATATTTACCTTTTGCCCATTAACTATAAGAGATGTTACATCTTTAGCAGACTTTAAATCTTCAAGCTCTGCATTTAATTTTTGAGATATAGTATCCACTGCTATTTTTCCTGTAACATCTGAACTTGTTGTAATAACAGGAACAAGTTTTAAAATATTGGCAAGTGAATGAGTCAATTCATTTGCTCCTCCTAAATGTCCTGATAAAAGAGAAATCACAAAATGTTTTCCTTCATCTATTAAAAGTACAGCAGGATCTTTATCTTTTGTCCCTATTAAGCTTGCTATTTTTCTAATTACAATTCCACTTGCCATAATGAAAATATGTCCATCATATTGAGAAAATTTTTCATTTATATTAGCTGTAAAATCTTCTATTTGAATAGTATTTTCCACATCATATTTTTTTAAAGTAAAAACATCAATACTATCTTTTTTTAAGTGTTCTTGTAATTTTTCTTTATATTCTCTTGCAATATTTCCTGCACCTTTAGTTACAGTCCAGAATGCTAATTTCATATTTTTTCCTTTCTACATATCTTCAACAAGATATTTCCAATAATATTTTGGAAGATTACTTTGTTGAAGTTTTTTGTTTTCTCTTTCTTTTATTGAGATAGTTTTATGAAAAGCTTTCCAAAGTTTTGAGTACTCTATTTCTTCATCGCTCCACTCAATTTCAAGAGATTCTACAAAAAAGATTTCAGCTTTTTCTCCATCATAGTAAACTATCATTTTTCTTCCTTTATCATATATTGCGAATCTTTCTCTTTTCATTCTATTTTTAAAATGAGAAATTAGAATAGGAAGAACATTATTTTTAGGCTCAATTGTTGAAAACATTGTACCATCTTTCATTTCTTTAAATCTTAGTAAACCAAGGTATTTATGACGTTCACTCAATACTTGTTTTACAAGTTTATTTACATAAAAAGCATGTTCATCCAAAGAATTCAAAATTTTTTCCCCTTGTTTTAATGCTTTATAAACTGTATGAATTATCATTGTATCTTTATTTTTATCACATGATAGAAAACAAGTACGTATATTATTTAGAAAGTTATAAGATAATTTATCACATATAGCTTTTTCAACACGTCTAGCTTTAGAGAAATCAGTTGTAATATGAATACCATCTAGGGATAAAATAAGTTGCTCAGTGTAAGTATTCACTCTAAGCATTTTATTTTCTCTATCTTCATATGCCATATATATAACTGTTAGTAATCCATCAAAGCTTCCATCATAATAATAATTTGCCATAGATAATTCTTATACTTTCTCCTTAATATATTTAAGTTATTAAAGGCAACCTATAAACCTGCTAACATAAAATATTCTTTTCTAATAAGTTAAATATTAAAAAGTCTTAACTGCTCTGTTACCATTTTTTCTTTTTCCATAAGAGTATTTCTTAATAGTTCAGGATTTTCCTTTTTAAATCCTAAAAATTCTCCATTTACAACAATAAAATATTTAGCTCTTTTTATTACTATTCCTAATTTTTTTAAATGCTCATATCTTATTGTACTGTATTTTCTAGTCATAACTATACGTTTTGCTGATGTTACACCTATTCCTGGAACTCTTAGTAAGTCTTTGTATAAAGCTTTATTTATTTCTATGGGAAAAAAATGAGAATTTTTTATAGCCCAATTTGTTTTTGGATCGAGAAGAGGATCAACAAAAGGATCTTTTTCATCAAGAATTTCATCAGCTTTAAAGCCATAAAATCTTAGTAACCAATCTGCTTGGTAAAGTCTATGCTCTCTTATCATAGGTACAGTTTGATCAGCACTTACAAGAATTCCTGATTTATTTACAGGTACATAGCCAGAATAATAGACTCTTTTTAAATCAAAATTATTGTAAAGATTTTCACTTCTAGCAAGTATTGCATAGTCACTTTCTCCACTAGCACCTATTATCATTTGTGTTGTCTGACCTGCTGGAATAAAAGAAGGGGTGCTTTTAAAAATCTTTTTATCTTCTATATTTTCAATCATATTTTTACGAATGAGTCCCATTGATGTAGAAATATCAGTAGCTTTCTTATCAGGGGCAAGAAGTTTAAGAGCAGTATTTTCAGCAAATTCAATATTTACTGAAACTCTATCTACATATAGGCCAATTTCATTAATAAGCTGTCTACTAGCTCCTGGAATTACTTTCATATGGATATAGCCATTAAATTTTTCTTCCAGTCTAAGTTTTTTAGCTACAGCAATCATTAACTCCATTGTATAGTCAGCACTTTTTATTATTCCTGAACTTAGAAAAAGTCCTTCAATATAATTTCTTCTATAAAAATTTATAGTCAATTTTACAATCTCATCAGGGCTTAGTATTGCTCTTTCAATATCATTATCTTTACGGTTTACACAATATTTACAATCATATATACAATAATTTGTCATAAGTATTTTTAGTAAAGAAATACATCTTCCATCTGCTGACCATGAATGGCATATACCATTTATAGCAGCATTTCCTAAGCCATTATTTGTATTTTTTCTACTGCTTCCACTTGATGAACATGAAACATCATACTTGGCAGCATCACTTAGTATTCTTAATTTTTCTTCTATAGATTTACTCATAATTTCCCCTTATCTATCAAATGATACACTTTTTATTTTTAGTATAGCATATTTATGATAAAAAGCAATAATAAGGGTTTATTTTTTTATTTCATCTTTGCTAAAAAATTTCTAGCAGCATGTATATCACTAATCATTATTTTTATCTTTTTTTTCATAATTTGATATTAAATAAATTCTTTGTAAAATCATTAAAAAGTTAATCGTATAAAGTAATATTAAAAATAAATATACTGTTTTTATAATTTTTATTAAATTTATTTTACTTATTATTTCATCAAGAAAATCTAGTTTTAATTCTTTAAATATAAATAATATGATAAAAATTATTGATATGAAAATTTCTAGAACTATATTACTGGAAAGATTAATTACATACTTATATTTTTCTTTTTCCATTTTATCTCTTGCAGTCAATAAAATAGTCCAAAAATTTAATAATATTGACGATATTATACTAATAATAAGTGTTAAAGAATTATTAAAATCTATTCTTATTTCTAAAATAAAAATAGAAGTAATTGAAATTATAAATGGAAATATTAAAAACATCAATAAATCTTTCATATTAATTTTATTTTTGGAAGTCTTTAGATAATCTAAATTTTTAAAAATTTCTTTAAATGAAATTTTAGAATCTTTTGTATTATCAAAAAATATCCATTTTATATAGAATGTAGCTATTATTATGAATATAGTAATAATACCCCAACTAAACATTTTTTCCGCCTATTAGAATATTTTTGATATATTCAAAATTATCATCTAAAATTCCTTCTATTTTTTCTAGTAAAAGTTCTCCATCTTCAGAATAAAATTTTTCAACATCCTCTACATAAAAATATTTATCAAGTTCAACCTTTTGATTTGTTATTTTTATTTTTCTACCATTCTTTAGACTTAATGAAATATACTCATCATGAGAAATTTTACTTCTAAAATGGGAATTAAGAATTTCTATTTTTTCTTTTTCTTTTAAATCAGAATCTAATTTAATTTTTAACTCTACTTTTTTTATGTCTGGTTTTATTTCTACTATTTCTTTTTCATCAAGAAGTTTTCCAAAAATATTATTCACATCTTTTTCTTTATAGCTCACATATCTCATATCAATAACTGAATTTTTCAAAAAATATTCCATTATATCTTTTTCAGTAACAGCTTCTATTATTAAATTGTATTTATTTTTAAAATGATAGTAAAACATTTCTAGAGGACTTTTATTTTCTTTTGTTTCAATAATAAAAATAATATAGTCTTTTGAATTTTTTTCATCTCTAAATCTATTTATAAAGTATAAATATCTATCTTGAATAGCTTCGTTTTCAGTGATTTCTTCTTTTTCTTCATTTTCAATATTATATACTCTACGTTCAATTCCATATTTTCCATAATAAACAGTCCCAATAAGTTTATTTTCTTTTTTAAAAATCTTTTTTTCATCATTTTTTATACTTTTAAATTTTTTAGGATCTATTATATCTATTGTTTGAATATCAGTAATAATTTTATCATAAAGATTATTTTTATCTAACTTATTTTTAATTTTACTAAATAAATTTAATCTATCATCTGGAATTTCTATAAAATAAGACTTTAATTTTATTTCCATTATT encodes:
- the cobJ gene encoding precorrin-3B C(17)-methyltransferase, which translates into the protein MNNGKIYVVGIGPGNMQDISIRAYNILKNIDIIAGYTTYVDLVKDEFLDKEFLVSGMKKEIERCREVLEVAKTGKDVALISSGDAGIYGMAGIMLEVAMGSGIDVEVVPGITSTIAGAALVGAPLMHDQAIISLSDLLTDWEVIKKRIDYASQGDFAISLYNPKSKGRTEQIVEAREIMLKHKLPTTPVALLRHIGRKEENYTLTTLEEFLNFEIDMFTIVLVGNSNTYVKDGKMITPRGYEKKSNWGK
- the cbiG gene encoding cobalt-precorrin 5A hydrolase: MKLAFWTVTKGAGNIAREYKEKLQEHLKKDSIDVFTLKKYDVENTIQIEDFTANINEKFSQYDGHIFIMASGIVIRKIASLIGTKDKDPAVLLIDEGKHFVISLLSGHLGGANELTHSLANILKLVPVITTSSDVTGKIAVDTISQKLNAELEDLKSAKDVTSLIVNGQKVNILLPKNVKVTDKISADGFILVSNKKNIEYTRIYPKNLILGIGCKKDTKVEDILRAIETCLDKNNLDIKSVKKVATVDVKENEQGLIDAVKFLNLDLEIISRDKIKKIQDQFEGSDFVEKNIGVRAVSEPVALLSSTGNGKFLVMKEKYNGITISIYEEEIEKYE
- a CDS encoding TIGR03915 family putative DNA repair protein, whose protein sequence is MANYYYDGSFDGLLTVIYMAYEDRENKMLRVNTYTEQLILSLDGIHITTDFSKARRVEKAICDKLSYNFLNNIRTCFLSCDKNKDTMIIHTVYKALKQGEKILNSLDEHAFYVNKLVKQVLSERHKYLGLLRFKEMKDGTMFSTIEPKNNVLPILISHFKNRMKRERFAIYDKGRKMIVYYDGEKAEIFFVESLEIEWSDEEIEYSKLWKAFHKTISIKERENKKLQQSNLPKYYWKYLVEDM
- a CDS encoding putative DNA modification/repair radical SAM protein; protein product: MSKSIEEKLRILSDAAKYDVSCSSSGSSRKNTNNGLGNAAINGICHSWSADGRCISLLKILMTNYCIYDCKYCVNRKDNDIERAILSPDEIVKLTINFYRRNYIEGLFLSSGIIKSADYTMELMIAVAKKLRLEEKFNGYIHMKVIPGASRQLINEIGLYVDRVSVNIEFAENTALKLLAPDKKATDISTSMGLIRKNMIENIEDKKIFKSTPSFIPAGQTTQMIIGASGESDYAILARSENLYNNFDLKRVYYSGYVPVNKSGILVSADQTVPMIREHRLYQADWLLRFYGFKADEILDEKDPFVDPLLDPKTNWAIKNSHFFPIEINKALYKDLLRVPGIGVTSAKRIVMTRKYSTIRYEHLKKLGIVIKRAKYFIVVNGEFLGFKKENPELLRNTLMEKEKMVTEQLRLFNI